The following proteins come from a genomic window of Halomarina ordinaria:
- a CDS encoding ArsR/SmtB family transcription factor gives MEVVLWQVLAGTRGAPNRARILRALDERPRNANRLAEDLDLAYNTVRHHLAVLERNGIVTSGDEDYGTVYLPSTRARQHWTTVEDIIEQVET, from the coding sequence ATGGAGGTGGTGCTCTGGCAGGTGCTCGCCGGGACGCGTGGGGCACCCAACCGGGCCCGCATCCTCCGGGCGCTCGACGAGCGCCCCCGCAACGCCAACCGGCTGGCCGAGGACCTCGACCTGGCGTACAACACCGTCAGACACCACCTCGCGGTCCTCGAACGGAACGGCATCGTCACCAGCGGCGACGAGGACTACGGCACGGTGTACCTGCCGAGTACGCGGGCGAGACAGCACTGGACGACCGTCGAGGACATCATCGAACAGGTGGAGACGTGA